The genome window CGTGGCTTGTCTCGGCTATTTCGGCTTCACGCCGCATGATCCGCTGATGCAGTATCGGATAGACAGGCTGCGTCCTCCAGGTGCTGCCCACTGGATGGGAACCGACCTTTTCGGACGTGACGTCATGAGCCGCCTGATGGCTGGTGTCGCGCAATCCTTCATGGTGGGCTTTTCGGCAGTCGGGATTGCCGCTTTCGCGGGAACTGTTCTGGGATTGACCGCGGCGTGGTTCGGGCGCTGGTGGGACGGTGTCGTCATGCGCATCATGGATGTGCTTCTGGCGTTTCCGGCAATCTTGCTTGCGCTTCTCATCATTGCTGTTGTCGGGCCGGGAACAGGAACAAGTGTCGCCGCCATTGCCATCGTTTACACCCCGATCTTCACGCGGGTTGTACGCGGCCCGGCCTTGTCGATCAAAACACGCGAATTCGTTGATGCGGCGCGTACGTTCCACAGCAGCAACCGTTATATCCTTTCCCGCCATCTGCTGCTTAATCTGGTGGCCCCTTTGACAGTGCAGATCACCCTGGCGCTCGCCTGGTCGTTGCTGACGGAGGCAGGCCTGAGCTTTCTGGGTCTGGGCACACAGCCACCCGCTTCGTCACTTGGTCTCATGCTGGCCGATGCGCGTAATCTCATGGAGATCGCGCCATGGCTGCTGGCCTTTCCGGGACTTACGATCATGATCGGCATTCTTGGCTTCAACCTTCTGGGTGATGCCCTGCGCGACATCCTCGACCCGAAGATGCGGAGAGCGATGGCATGAGCACGCTGCTTTCTGTCTCGAGCCTTCGCGTTGGATTCGGTCGCAATCCTGTAGCCAACGAGATTGTGCGTGGCGTAAGTTTTGATCTCGCTGTGGGCGAAACACTGGCAATTGTCGGCGAAAGTGGTTCCGGCAAATCTGTAACGGCCCTGTCGCTCAATCGTCTGGTGGATTTTGGCGGCGGTCGCGTCATCGACGGATCAATCAAGCTGAATCGCGCAAACGGTAGCACAATCGATCTTGTAACTGCGAACGAAGCAGAGCTGACGAAAATCCGCGGTGCAGAAATCGGTATGATCTTTCAGGAGCCGATGACATCCCTCAATCCTGTACTGACGATAGGCACGCAGATCGAGGAATCATTCCGTCTCCATCGTGGGCTCACAGGAAAACAGGCAGCTTCCGCTGCCAAGGACGCGCTGGATCGCGTGCGTATTCCGGACGCCGCACGGCGGCTCAAATACTGTCCGAACCAGCTTTCCGGGGGCATGTTGCAGCGAGTGATGATCGCCACGGCGCTTGCATGTAATCCGCGCCTCATGATTGCCGACGAGCCCACGACGGCGCTCGATGTTACCGTGCAGGCGCAGATCATGGCGCTGCTCGCACAGCTGAAGCGAGAAACCGGCATGGCGATGATCTTCATCACGCATGACATTGGTCTGGTCGCAGGAATGGCCGACAAGGTCATGGTGATGCAGCATGGCAAGGCGGTTGAACAAGGACAGCTGAGCACTGTTCTCGACCAGCCTCAGCATCCCTACACACAACATCTCCTGAAGGCCGTTCCGCATTTTGAAAGCGGCAAAGCGGTGCGAACCGATACCGTGCGCACCACGCTATCGGGAACAAAACCGATCCTGTCGGTGAAAGGATTGACGGTCCGTTTTCCGGTCAAAGGCGGTTTTCTGGGTCGCAGGCTGGGGGCAGTTCATGCGGTGGAGAACGTCGATCTTGATCTCATTCCCGGTGAAACGCTTGCGATCGTGGGGGAGAGCGGTTCGGGAAAATCGACAACTGCGCGAGCCATTCTCGGGCTTGTCAAAGCTTCACGCGGAAAGTTGGAAATTGGTGCGGTTAGCACCAACGATGCGGGAAATTTCTCTTCGGTGCAGATGGTTTTTCAAAACCCCTACGCATCGCTCAATCCGCGTCTGCGCATAGATAGTATCCTTGCCGAGCCGGTTATCGCAGCTGGCGGGCGGGACGGACCGGAGACGCGGCAGAAGATGCTACAACTGCTTGACCGCGTCGGGCTCCCCGGCATCAGCTTGGAGCGCTACCCACATGAGTTTTCGGGCGGGCAACGCCAGCGGCTCTGTATCGCCCGCGCGCTGATGCTGAACCCGGCGGTCGTAGTTCTGGACGAAGCCGTTTCCGCGCTGGATGTATCTGTGCAGGCCAAAGTTCTGGACTTGCTGATCGACCTCCAGAAGGAGCGTGGCCTTGCTTACTTGTTCGTATCGCACGACATGGCAGTGGTAGAGCGGATCGCGCATCGCATAGCAGTTGTCTATGCCGGGCAAATCGTGGAAATCGGCGATGCCGCAACAATCCTTTCTGCGCCGAAACACTCTTATACGAAGCGGCTGATTTCTGCTGTTCCAAGTATTGATCGGCGCAACGAACATTTCGCCCTCGACACACGACAAGTGCCCTCGCTTGTGCGCCCGCTGGGTTATGAGCCGGAGCCGGCAAACTGGCAGACATATGGCCGGGATCACATGGCCCGGACCGAGGCATAATTACCATGGCAGAATCAAATATTCCCCGATCCGATACCGCCTTTACGGCTCGCTTTGAAAAAGCGTTCGCTTTGGTGAAAGACGCTTGCGACTCTTATCGCATTCCCGGCGGTGTTCTTGGGATGGTCGATCTTTCTGGCAACCGCGCTGTCAGGGCGACCGGCTTTGCACAGATCGTCCCGACCAGACGGGCAATGAGCATCGATACGTGGTTCGATCTTGCTTCGCTGACAAAAGTCATTTTCACGACGCACCGCATTCTTGCGCTGGCTGAGGATGGCGTCATTGATCTCGATGCGCCATTGACCACCTTGCTACCCGATCTTCGGCAGTATGATAATGACGCCTGGGAGCGCAAGGTCACGTTCCGTGAATGCCTTGGCCACCAGACGCCTTTTCCGTCCGTCGAACCGATCTACACTTACGGGCGTGATCCGGAACTTTTGCGCGCGTTCGTTCTGCAGCGCGAATGGCGCAAATGCCAACCGGTTTATTCGGACATCAATTTCATCCTGCTCGGCTTTGCGTTGGAAAGGCTATACGGCAAGACCATTCGAGAGATGGAGCCCGGCGAGGGCTTCGCTTTTTCTGCGGAGCCGGAAATGAGTGCCGCGACGGAAAACTGCACATGGCGCAATCGTGTACTTTGCGGCGAAGTACACGACGATAATTGCTCGGCATTGCAAGGGGCCGCGCATGCCGGTCTGTTCGGTACTGCCGCATCCATACTCGATTTCGCGCTTGGTCTGCTTGACGGAACGGGAGCACCGCGAAACGTGATCGCCCACATGCGTCAGCCACTATCCGCAACCCGCACGCATGGCTGGGAACGGCCTTATGATGGCTGGTCGGGCGGCAGCTTCAATTCGAAGGATACGATTGGCCATACCGGGTTTACCGGAACCGGCTTATGGATCGATTTTGAAGCAGGCCGGGCATGGACCCTGCTCACCAACCGCATTCATCCCACCCGTCATTTCGACAGCGGTATCTTGGCACTGCGTCAGGGCGTTGGTGACGCAATCTCATTGGGATAGGAGACATCTATGCAGCCAATATGGGCCGTCGGACTGATGACCGGCACAGTTCTTGACGGAAACATCGACGTCGCTCTGTTGAAAACAGATGGGGAAACGGTAACAGAATTCGGAGCGTATGCGCTAAAGCCTTATCCGCGCTGGATTCGCGACCTGTTGGAACAGGCACAGGCCGAAGCGCGCATCTGGAATTTCGAAGGATCGGAGCCCACTGTTTTTGCCGAGGCGGAAGAAGCGCTGACGCGCGCGCAATCTGCGGCTGTCCGCGAATTGGTAGAGGAAAGCGGGCTCTCGATGGCGGATATCGGTGTCGTCGGCTTCCACGGGCAAACGGTTTTGCATCGCGCGCCGCAAACCGGTCGAATCGGAGACACAAGGCAACTCGGCGACGGAAGGCTTATGAGCGAACTCCTGGGGACCAAGGTCGCCTATGATTTTCGCACCGCAGATATCCGTGCTGGCGGGCAGGGTGCTCCGCTTGCTGCCATATATCATGCTGCCTTGCTGCGCAGCGTGGATCCGAGCGGCAATACAGCGATTCTTAATCTCGGCGGTGTCGGTAACATCACCTGGTGGGATGGTGAGGATGCGCTTGTGGCATTCGACACGGGACCAGCCAATGCGCCCATCAACGATTTCGTGAAAGCACGCGGCTTGGGGGAAATGGATCGCGACGGAGCGCTGGCGGCGAAGGGCAGCGCGGACGAGGCACGGCTCGCCGAACTGCTCAAACACCCCTATCTGGCCGCGCCATATCCTAAATCTCTGGATCGGTTCGATTTTACGGATGCAATGGCTGATGGTCTGGATGAGGAAGATGGGGCGGCCACGCTGACCGCGTTCACGACTTCGGCAGTAGGCAAGGCTTTGGACCTTCTCCCCCGCCGACCTCAGCGTCTTGCCGTCAGTGGGGGTGGACGCCGTAACCCGACAATGATGCGCATGTTGGTTGAGCGTGCGAAAGTGGAACTTGTTCCAGTCGAAACGCTTGGCTGGCGGGGCGATGCCGTGGAAGCGGAATGTTTTGCTTTCCTGGCGGTACGTGTCCTGCGCGGCCTGCCCATCAGCTTTCCAAGCACAACGGGCGTGCCGAAAGCCATGACAGGTGGAAAACTGGCAGGCTGAATCAACGATCCATATCGATTATTTCTACAGGGCGGCGTCATGACGTTGCCCTGTTTTGGTATGGATCGACACTCCCGCCTCAACTGATTATCGGGCATGGCATGTTAAAATGCGACCGTTATGTGAAAGCTATCTAATATTAAGATGGTTCTCCAACTGCGACCCTTTGAAGTTACGTTGCGTCAGGGGAGCTTTTGATATTTCATTTTTATTGCAGATAAGCATGAAAAGGTACAAAACTGGTGCGATCTTCACGTTGATTTAGGCAATTCTCTTTAATGGTTTAGTTTATTATGGAGAATGCAATGAAACTTATCCGAGCCCTTTTCTGCCTGGTCTTGCCTCTTGCCTGGTTGTCCGGGGCAGCTGCTGAACCCTTGGCGAAGCCGACCGGTAAGCCGATTCTCGTCATATCCGGCAAAATCTCGAATACGAATGTTGGCGATACGGCCCAGTTTGATCGGGACATGCTGGAAGCGATGGGGTTGGTCACCGTGGAAACGGCAAATCCTTGGTATGACGGTCGCGTGCGTTTCGAGGGCGTATCGATGGACAAGCTTATGTCGCTCGTGGGCGCGAAGGGAACGAAGGTGACCGCAGTTGCTTTGAACGATTACGTTAGTTCGTTGCCGTTGGAGGACTTCAAGAGATTCAACGTTATTCTTGCCATGAAGCGGGATGGGAATTACATGCCGGTTCGTGACAAAGGACCGTTGTTTATAATTTACCCTTATGACAGCGACCCACAACTTCAAACTCAGACCTATTACACACGTTCTGCCTGGCAGGTTGCCAAGCTGATAGTTGAATAGAGGCAAGTGTGAGACGAATTCTAGGCGTTATTATCTGTTGTTTCGTGGTGGCAACGGCGTATATCGCCTATGTCATTGCCGAACGGCAGACAGCGCTTCAGAAATTCTCCCGTTATAACGACTCCTGGGCCGTCGGGCAGACGGTGTCCGAATATATGCGGCTCGAGCATGTTCTGGCTGGATATGCCCTGAACATGAACGAAGAAAGCCGCGACGAATTACGGCTTCGTCTCGATATTATGTTGGGTCGGTTGGAATTGCTGCAACAGGGCAATCTGCGATCCTTCATTCAGGACGATCCGCAGCGCCGTGATCTGTTTTTGAAACTGAGCGATGTTCTGCAGGCGCTTGATCGTCAGTTCGATAAGTTGGACATAGACAGTATCAAAACTGTCCTGCACTCCATGACCATACTTGATGGACCGATGACAGCGCTTGCCTCGACGGCCGTCGAATATGACGTAGGGCTTATCGATGCCGCACAGGCGGAAGTGCGTCAACTGCATCTCATCTACACTGGTTTGGCGGCGGGCCTCATCATTTGCGGGGTGGTGCTGGTTATCCTTCTGCTTCGCCACAACAAGCTTCTTGATAGGGCGCATGGTAGCATGCAGCGCCTGACGAGCGATCTTCGGCAGGCGACTGGGGAACTGCAGTCTCAGAACTTTCGGCTTGAACATGATGCGCACCACGATGCTCTGACCGGTTTGCCCAATCGTGTTCTGTTTCGGCAGGATCTGGAAAAAAGGCTGGAAGCCGCACATGCCGGAGGTCAGTCGGCGGTCATTCTTCTTCTGGACCTTGATGGTTTCAAAGACGTCAACGATACACTTGGACATGATGTCGGCGATGCGTTGTTGCAGGCTGTCGCGCGGCGTCTGACCAAACTGGGCGGGCGAGGCGACATGGTCTGCCGGTTGGGGGGCGATGAGTTTGCCTTGCTCTCCACGGGACTTCAGGAAGATCAGGCCCTGGAACTTGCAGACCGCCTGATGGAGGCCATCAGTGAGCCATATCATGTGGGCGAATTGGAAATAAAAATCGGAACTTGTGTCGGCGTCGCGATCTCTCAGGGCGAGCCCGATACGGAAGAGCTTTTCAAACACGCCGATCTTGCGCTCTACGAAGCAAAGGCGCTTGGACCCGGTCACGCGAGTGTGTTCGAATCCCAGATGCAGACACGCTTGCGGGAAAAGAAATCATTCGAAGCCGATCTTCAGAAGGCGCTGGAGAACCGTGAGATGGAGGTCTACTATCAACCGCAAGCCTGCACCGTAACGCGGGAAATATGCGGTTATGAGGCCCTGCTTCGTTGGACACACCCGGTCCGAGGCTCGGTTTCACCGGTCGAATTCATTCCAGTCGCCGAAAAGATAGGCTTTATTCATGCACTGGGGGATTGGGTGCTCAAGACGGC of Brucella intermedia LMG 3301 contains these proteins:
- a CDS encoding ABC transporter permease → MQILRSVFAHPSGRIGGFIVLVYLIVACLGYFGFTPHDPLMQYRIDRLRPPGAAHWMGTDLFGRDVMSRLMAGVAQSFMVGFSAVGIAAFAGTVLGLTAAWFGRWWDGVVMRIMDVLLAFPAILLALLIIAVVGPGTGTSVAAIAIVYTPIFTRVVRGPALSIKTREFVDAARTFHSSNRYILSRHLLLNLVAPLTVQITLALAWSLLTEAGLSFLGLGTQPPASSLGLMLADARNLMEIAPWLLAFPGLTIMIGILGFNLLGDALRDILDPKMRRAMA
- a CDS encoding ABC transporter ATP-binding protein — its product is MSTLLSVSSLRVGFGRNPVANEIVRGVSFDLAVGETLAIVGESGSGKSVTALSLNRLVDFGGGRVIDGSIKLNRANGSTIDLVTANEAELTKIRGAEIGMIFQEPMTSLNPVLTIGTQIEESFRLHRGLTGKQAASAAKDALDRVRIPDAARRLKYCPNQLSGGMLQRVMIATALACNPRLMIADEPTTALDVTVQAQIMALLAQLKRETGMAMIFITHDIGLVAGMADKVMVMQHGKAVEQGQLSTVLDQPQHPYTQHLLKAVPHFESGKAVRTDTVRTTLSGTKPILSVKGLTVRFPVKGGFLGRRLGAVHAVENVDLDLIPGETLAIVGESGSGKSTTARAILGLVKASRGKLEIGAVSTNDAGNFSSVQMVFQNPYASLNPRLRIDSILAEPVIAAGGRDGPETRQKMLQLLDRVGLPGISLERYPHEFSGGQRQRLCIARALMLNPAVVVLDEAVSALDVSVQAKVLDLLIDLQKERGLAYLFVSHDMAVVERIAHRIAVVYAGQIVEIGDAATILSAPKHSYTKRLISAVPSIDRRNEHFALDTRQVPSLVRPLGYEPEPANWQTYGRDHMARTEA
- a CDS encoding serine hydrolase domain-containing protein codes for the protein MAESNIPRSDTAFTARFEKAFALVKDACDSYRIPGGVLGMVDLSGNRAVRATGFAQIVPTRRAMSIDTWFDLASLTKVIFTTHRILALAEDGVIDLDAPLTTLLPDLRQYDNDAWERKVTFRECLGHQTPFPSVEPIYTYGRDPELLRAFVLQREWRKCQPVYSDINFILLGFALERLYGKTIREMEPGEGFAFSAEPEMSAATENCTWRNRVLCGEVHDDNCSALQGAAHAGLFGTAASILDFALGLLDGTGAPRNVIAHMRQPLSATRTHGWERPYDGWSGGSFNSKDTIGHTGFTGTGLWIDFEAGRAWTLLTNRIHPTRHFDSGILALRQGVGDAISLG
- a CDS encoding anhydro-N-acetylmuramic acid kinase, whose product is MQPIWAVGLMTGTVLDGNIDVALLKTDGETVTEFGAYALKPYPRWIRDLLEQAQAEARIWNFEGSEPTVFAEAEEALTRAQSAAVRELVEESGLSMADIGVVGFHGQTVLHRAPQTGRIGDTRQLGDGRLMSELLGTKVAYDFRTADIRAGGQGAPLAAIYHAALLRSVDPSGNTAILNLGGVGNITWWDGEDALVAFDTGPANAPINDFVKARGLGEMDRDGALAAKGSADEARLAELLKHPYLAAPYPKSLDRFDFTDAMADGLDEEDGAATLTAFTTSAVGKALDLLPRRPQRLAVSGGGRRNPTMMRMLVERAKVELVPVETLGWRGDAVEAECFAFLAVRVLRGLPISFPSTTGVPKAMTGGKLAG
- a CDS encoding molybdopterin-dependent oxidoreductase; protein product: MKLIRALFCLVLPLAWLSGAAAEPLAKPTGKPILVISGKISNTNVGDTAQFDRDMLEAMGLVTVETANPWYDGRVRFEGVSMDKLMSLVGAKGTKVTAVALNDYVSSLPLEDFKRFNVILAMKRDGNYMPVRDKGPLFIIYPYDSDPQLQTQTYYTRSAWQVAKLIVE
- a CDS encoding putative bifunctional diguanylate cyclase/phosphodiesterase, which translates into the protein MRRILGVIICCFVVATAYIAYVIAERQTALQKFSRYNDSWAVGQTVSEYMRLEHVLAGYALNMNEESRDELRLRLDIMLGRLELLQQGNLRSFIQDDPQRRDLFLKLSDVLQALDRQFDKLDIDSIKTVLHSMTILDGPMTALASTAVEYDVGLIDAAQAEVRQLHLIYTGLAAGLIICGVVLVILLLRHNKLLDRAHGSMQRLTSDLRQATGELQSQNFRLEHDAHHDALTGLPNRVLFRQDLEKRLEAAHAGGQSAVILLLDLDGFKDVNDTLGHDVGDALLQAVARRLTKLGGRGDMVCRLGGDEFALLSTGLQEDQALELADRLMEAISEPYHVGELEIKIGTCVGVAISQGEPDTEELFKHADLALYEAKALGPGHASVFESQMQTRLREKKSFEADLQKALENREMEVYYQPQACTVTREICGYEALLRWTHPVRGSVSPVEFIPVAEKIGFIHALGDWVLKTACLEAAHWNKPLKIAVNLSPVQFRSLNLIQSVIDALEQSGLGADRLELEITESVLLDKNEQTLSTLRQLKALGIQIAMDDFGTGYSSLGSLSGFPFDKIKIDRTFVSDVTTRPDALAIVELVTGVGRSLRMVTIAEGIETEEQFECLKRLGCDQVQGYLIGKPMPASKLKHLHGHPRDLKTVGLASNH